The genomic stretch GAGGACAGCGCTTCGTCGGGGGCCGTGAGCGAAACAGGAAGGGGACGAACGGGATCAGCAGGAAGAACAGGAAGGTATCGAAGTACACCCACGCGAGAACGCTGATCGCGAGGCTCGCGAACAGGCCGAGGAGTGCCGTGAGCCAGCGGGCGTCCATGCCGTTCGTAGCGGCCCCGCCGACAAGGGCGTGTCGCGGCTCGAATCCGTAGCTATAGGGCTCCCGAACACGTAGCCAGTGGAAATGGCTTCGTTCGGAACCCGCATCGTGGAACTGCTGCCCCACTACATGGCGATGATCGCCGTGATGTTCGCGGTGCTGCTGGCGATCCAGGAGCTCTACGGCGACATCGGCTTCTGGCCCTCCTTCGCGGTCGCGATCCTGGTCGCGACGGCTTACCCCTTCGCCGTCCGCCGGCTCGGCTACGCCCCCGAGGCCTGGAAACGCTGAACAGCCGGCAGCATCGACCGGCTCTCGGGAGGGTATTTCGCTCCCGGTCCAACGGGGGATATGGAGACACGCGAGGTCATCGAGAGCCGCAAATCGGTCCACGACTACGCCGACGAGCCGCTCGACGACGACACGATCGAGTCGATCTTCGAGGCGACCCGCTACACTCCCTCGGGTTACAACCTCCAGCCCTGGGAGTTCCTGCTGGTGCGCGAGGAGGGGAACCGCGAGCGCCTGCAGGAGTGTGCCGGCGGGCAGGAACACGTCACCGACGCGCCCGCCGCGGTGGTCGTGCTGGGCAACCTCGACCCCGCGGCCCACGCCGAGCGCACCTTCGACGACTGGGTCGAGAAGGGGTACCTGCCCAACGACGACGCGCGCGACGACCTGGTCGAGACCATCGAGGAGTGGCGCGACTGGCCCGAGGAGGAGCGGCGCGTCTGGACCACTCGGAGCACGGCGCTGGCGGCGATGACGCTGATGTACGCCGCGTGGGACGAGGGCGTCGCGACCTGCCCGATGGAGGGGTTCGACCGGGAGGCGCTGATCGAGGAGTTCGACCTCGAGGGCTACGAGCCCGTGATGGTGCTGACGATGGGCTACCCCGCCGAGGGCGCCGACGCCATCGAGGGCGACCGGAAGCTGCGCCGCCCTGTCGAGGAGATCCTCCACAAGGAGTCGTTCGACGCCGAGTGAGCGGCGGCGGACGCCTGAAGTAGCCCTCGCCCTTAGGGCGGGCATGGACACGACGGTCCTCGTGATCGGCGGTGGGGCGACGGGCGCGGGCACGGCGCGCGACCTCGCGATGCGTGGGGTCGACGTCGCGCTGGTCGAGCGCGGCGACTTCGCGGGCGGGACCAGCGGGCGTTCCCACGGCCTGCTGCACAGCGGCGCGCGCTACGTCCCCGGCGACCGCGAGGGCGCCGAGGAGTGCATCGCGGAGAACAGGGTGTTGAAACGGATCGCCCCCCACTGCGTCAGCGATACTGGAGGACTCTTCGTCCAAGTCTCGGGCGACGACCCCGAGTTCTTCGAGGAGAAGCGCGCGGCCTGCGAGGAGCTCGGGATCGGGACCGAGGAGCTCTCCGCCGAGCAGGCGCGCGAGGAGGTCCCCGACCTCGCCGACGACGTCGAGCGGGCGCTTCGCGTGCCCGACGCGGTGATCCACCCCACGCGGCTGACGGTCGCGAACGCCGCCGACGCACGCGAGCACGGGGCGACCCTGCTGCCGAACACGGAGGTAAGGGACCTGCTGGTCGAGGACGGCACGGTCCGGGGTGCGGTCGTCGACGACGGGTCGGGAGAGCGCGAGCTGCGCGCCGAGCACGTCGTCAACGCCACCGGGGCGTGGGCCGGGGAGCTCGCGGCGATGGCGGGCGTCGAGATGGAGATGGCACCCTCCAGCGGCGTGATGGTCGCCGTCGAGTACGACGGGCTCGATACGGTGCTCAACCGCGCCCGGCCCGCGGCCGACGGCGACATCGTGGTCCCACACGACGAGCAGGTCGTGCTGGGGACGACCAGCGTCGATGTCGACGACCCCGACGAGTTCGAGCGCGACGATAGGGAGATCGACCGGATGTTCGAGGAGTGTGGCGCCATGCTCTCGGGGCTCGATCCCGACCGGATCGACCGGGTCTACTGGGGGGTCCGTCCGCTCTACAGCGCCGACCGCGAGCGCCACGCGGGCCGGCAGATCTCGCGGGGCTTCTACCTGCTCGATCACGACGAGCGCGACGGCGTTTCGGGTTTCTCGAGCATCGTCGGCGGGAAGCTCACGACCTACCGGGCGATGGCCGAGGCGACGGCCGACCACGTCGCCGAGCGGGTGGGCCGCGAGGGGGAGTGTTCCACCGCCGAAGAGCCGCTCGTGGGCCACGACGCTCCGGGGAGGATCGACGAACTGGTGGCGGAGTTCGAGGCCAACAACCCCGCCGACTCGGACGTCATCGGCAGCCCGTAGGGGGTGCCCGAACCCACTTGTGGCGGGCACGCCGACTCGAACGGGATGAGCGATACCAATCGACAGTGGATCCTGGCGAGCCGGCCCGAGGGGAAGCCGACCGAGGACGACTTCGAGCTCGCCGAAGGGGAGGTGCCCGAGCCCGACGCCAACGAGGTGCTCGTGCGCATGCGCTACCTCTCGGTTGATCCCTACATGCGCGGGCGGATGCGCGACGAGGAGTCCTACGCCGACCCGTGGGAGGTCGGCGAGCCCATGCGGGCGGGCGTCGTCGGCGAGGTCGAAGAGTCGAACCACGACGCGTTCGAGGCGGGCGACGTCGTCACCGGCAACCTGAAGTGGGCCGAGCGCTCGCTGGCCCTCGGGGGCGAGCTGACGCCGGTCGACCCGGATCTCGCGCCGATCTCGACGGCGCTGGGAGTACTGGGAATGCCCGGTCGGACGGCCTACTTCGGGACCCTGGAGGTCGCCGAGCCGAGGCCGGGCGACACGATGGTCGTCTCGGGGGCCGCGGGCGCGGTCGGCTCCGTCGTCGGCCAGATCGCCCGGATGGCGGGCGCCCGCGTCGTCGGCATCGCCGGCTCCGATCGAAAATGCGACTGGCTGACCGACGATCTGGGCTTCGACGCGGCGGTGAACTACAAGGAGGAGGACGTCCGCGAGGCGCTCTCGTCGGCCTGTCCGAACGGGATCGACGCCTACTTCGACAACGTGGGCGGGGAGATCACCGACGCGGTCTTCGCGAACCTGAACGTCGACGCCCGGGTGGCGGTCTGCGGGCAGATCTCGCTGTACAACGCCGAGGAGCTCCCGACCGGTCCGCGCAAGCTCGGCACCCTGATCGAGAAGCGCGCCCGGGTCGAGGGCTTTCTCGTCGGCGATTTCGCACCCCGGTTCGGGGCCGCGACCGAGCGCCTCGGCCAGTGGGTAAGCGAGGGCGAACTTCGGTACGAGGAGACGATCACCGAGGGGTTCGAGAACGCGCCCGCCGCCTTCATCGGGCTGTTCGAGGGCGAGAACGTCGGCAAACAGCTCGTGGAACTGGACTGAGTCGGCACGACCGACCCGGATCGCGTGAGCTAAGTTAACAAACACATCCAGAAGGGTATTAACGACTCGGGCGCTAGTATCAGTCGATAGAGAGATGTGGCCATGGGAACACGTGATCGTCGGCTACGTCGCCTACTCACTGTTCAGCCACCTCGTGTATCGCGAGGGGCCGAGCGGGGGAGCGGCGCTGGCGGTGGTGTTCGCGTCGCTGCTGCCGGACCTGATCGACAAGCCGCTGGCCTGGCAGTTCGGGGTCTTCCCCGGCGGCTACTCGATCGGGCACTCGGTGTTCGTCGCGGTGCCGGTCTCGATCCTCGTCGGCGTCCTCGCCCACCGGTACGGCCGTCCGCGCGTCGGGCTCGCCTTCGGGGTCGGCTACCTGCTACACCTGCCGAGCGACCTCCTGCCGACGTACGTCCGGGAGGGATGGGTGCCGTACGAGCGGATCCTCTGGCCGCTCGAACAGGCCGAGGGCGAGCACGGCCACGGGCTGCTCGAGGGCTTTCTGGGTACCGCCCTCCCCTACGCCTACCAGATCGTGACGCTCGATCTGTCGCCGTATCTGCTCTTCCAGCTCGGGCTAATGGGTTGTGCGTTCCTGCTGTGGGTCTACGACGGGATGCCGATCCTCCGGGAGGCGGTCGTCGGCACGCATCGCCGGGTCGCGGGGTCCGAGAGCCCCTAATCGTGTAATCTGAGAACATCCCTTACGGCCACACACAGGAGGGAGC from Halalkalicoccus tibetensis encodes the following:
- a CDS encoding nitroreductase family protein, which gives rise to METREVIESRKSVHDYADEPLDDDTIESIFEATRYTPSGYNLQPWEFLLVREEGNRERLQECAGGQEHVTDAPAAVVVLGNLDPAAHAERTFDDWVEKGYLPNDDARDDLVETIEEWRDWPEEERRVWTTRSTALAAMTLMYAAWDEGVATCPMEGFDREALIEEFDLEGYEPVMVLTMGYPAEGADAIEGDRKLRRPVEEILHKESFDAE
- a CDS encoding FAD-dependent oxidoreductase, whose protein sequence is MDTTVLVIGGGATGAGTARDLAMRGVDVALVERGDFAGGTSGRSHGLLHSGARYVPGDREGAEECIAENRVLKRIAPHCVSDTGGLFVQVSGDDPEFFEEKRAACEELGIGTEELSAEQAREEVPDLADDVERALRVPDAVIHPTRLTVANAADAREHGATLLPNTEVRDLLVEDGTVRGAVVDDGSGERELRAEHVVNATGAWAGELAAMAGVEMEMAPSSGVMVAVEYDGLDTVLNRARPAADGDIVVPHDEQVVLGTTSVDVDDPDEFERDDREIDRMFEECGAMLSGLDPDRIDRVYWGVRPLYSADRERHAGRQISRGFYLLDHDERDGVSGFSSIVGGKLTTYRAMAEATADHVAERVGREGECSTAEEPLVGHDAPGRIDELVAEFEANNPADSDVIGSP
- a CDS encoding NADP-dependent oxidoreductase, which translates into the protein MSDTNRQWILASRPEGKPTEDDFELAEGEVPEPDANEVLVRMRYLSVDPYMRGRMRDEESYADPWEVGEPMRAGVVGEVEESNHDAFEAGDVVTGNLKWAERSLALGGELTPVDPDLAPISTALGVLGMPGRTAYFGTLEVAEPRPGDTMVVSGAAGAVGSVVGQIARMAGARVVGIAGSDRKCDWLTDDLGFDAAVNYKEEDVREALSSACPNGIDAYFDNVGGEITDAVFANLNVDARVAVCGQISLYNAEELPTGPRKLGTLIEKRARVEGFLVGDFAPRFGAATERLGQWVSEGELRYEETITEGFENAPAAFIGLFEGENVGKQLVELD
- a CDS encoding metal-dependent hydrolase — protein: MWPWEHVIVGYVAYSLFSHLVYREGPSGGAALAVVFASLLPDLIDKPLAWQFGVFPGGYSIGHSVFVAVPVSILVGVLAHRYGRPRVGLAFGVGYLLHLPSDLLPTYVREGWVPYERILWPLEQAEGEHGHGLLEGFLGTALPYAYQIVTLDLSPYLLFQLGLMGCAFLLWVYDGMPILREAVVGTHRRVAGSESP